One window from the genome of Anguilla rostrata isolate EN2019 chromosome 5, ASM1855537v3, whole genome shotgun sequence encodes:
- the cabp4 gene encoding calcium-binding protein 4 yields MSQKERIRREEGRVSKRPRPAHPPPLPADADPPGMDLPRDAPQDPTPLDQDLQPQVSPGAARRRGRSRTFSENSVSMVHAPFLSNLFGEERGLAPAELEELNEAFREFDYDQDGYLHYKDLAECMRTMGYMPTEMELIEIIQHIKMRSGGRIDFEDFCDLMGPRMLAETAHMLGVREMKCAFKQFDCDGDGQITFEDLREAVRSLLGERLKQGEVEDLLRDIDLNGDGSVDFDEFVMMLSIP; encoded by the exons ATGTCTCAGAAGGAGAGGatcaggagggaggaggggagagtcAGTAAGAGACCCCGCCCTGCGCACCC ACCCCCCCTTCCGGCAGACGCCGACCCCCCCGGGATGGACTTGCCACGGGACGCACCCCAAGATCCTACCCCTCTGGACCAAGATCTACAGCCGCAGGTCTCCCCAGGAGCGGCCCGCCGTCGTGGGCGGAGTAGAACCTTCAGTGAGAACTCCGTTTCCATGGTTCACGCTCCCTTCCTCAGCAACCTGTTTGGAGAG gagaGAGGCTTGGCACCAGCAGAGCTGGAAG AGCTGAATGAGGCCTTCAGGGAGTTTGACTATGACCAGGACGGGTACCTGCACTACAAGGACCTGGCCGAGTGTATGAGGACCATGGGCTACATGCCTACTGAGATGGAGCTGATTGAGATCATCCAGCACATCAAGATGAgat CGGGGGGCCGGATCGACTTTGAGGATTTCTGTGACCTGATGGGGCCCCGCATGCTGGCTGAGACGGCCCACATGCTCGGAGTCAGGGAGATGAAGTGTGCTTTCAAACAG TTTGACTGTGATGGGGACGGACAGATCACCTTTGAGGATCTGAGGGAGGCGGTGAGGTCGCTCCTGGGGGAGAGGCTGAAgcagggggaggtggaggatcTCCTCCGGGACATCGACCTCAACGGGGACGGCTCCGTTGACTTTGACG AATTCGTCATGATGCTGTCCATCCCATAA
- the LOC135254588 gene encoding LON peptidase N-terminal domain and RING finger protein 1-like: protein MSLPNSDAEEKAGFFIAPSIESEWGEDNIDHQTLLLQRADALASENRLKEAIDVFSMALRYGCVRPEKLSTLLDCILRNFKKNVGGEPAAQPTVKTRDSESNAADVFSCPGCARFLGEPVTIVCGHSYCKRCLQRHMFSKCKLCGEDVTSVSGELRPNVVLCSLLEKLFPDEIKRCKEIAEIEDLSRRKHFEEAVTLANNVVKSDPGDVLVRLCRAEALAGLGQYTRALRDLEPLCVSSTKWPEGYFRKGLILQEMGQVENSLLMLLHCLALDQHYTLAKKELEKRLHQLLSPAVENVKVGLRETVQSASPHLWSKTVVGEVQEEDVQAAPLLEDSEENGGASRSESPERRSLSRAHSLRTHGCPDGPPGEEGLKRVCSAPQLGDQGKGALLKRKLSVCEAGPSFIYSMGNKQKKQGGSESVGAATGTSMPCMTVPLELLQASDFECSLCMRLFYEPVTTPCGHTFCKSCLERCLDHTPQCPLCKESLKAYLASRKYNITAVLEEVIKQYLREEHLERKRSQTEETKELSDLTQRVPVFVCTMAYPTVPCPLHVFEPRYRLMIRRCMETGTRQFGMCIHDPRKGFADYGCMLLIRSVHFLPDGRSVVDTVGGKRFRVLERGMKDGYCTANIQYLEDARVSGAGELSELQGLHDGVYEQARAWFRQLKSRFRAQILQHFGAMPEREPDIQATPDGPACCWWLLAVLPVDPRYQLSVLCTTSLRERLLKIQHILTICGASPTSGSSPPCS, encoded by the exons ATGTCTCTCCCAAATTCCGACGCAGAGGAAAAGGCTGGATTTTTCATCGCGCCTAGTATAGAAAGCGAATGGGGTGAAGACAATATAGACCATCAGACACTTCTTTTGCAAAGAGCTGATGCACTAGCTTCAGAAAATCGTCTTAAAGAGGCTATTGATGTGTTTTCAATGGCTCTGAGATATGGATGTGTCAGACCCGAAAAGCTAAGCACTTTACTGGACTGCATACTGCGGAACTTCAAAAAGAATGTTGGAGGGGAGCCGGCTGCACAGCCGACCGTCAAAACAAGGGACAGTGAGAGCAACGCCGCTGATGTGTTCAGTTGTCCTGGTTGTGCCAGGTTCCTTGGCGAGCCAGTGACAATTGTCTGCGGACATTCCTATTGCAAACGATGTTTACAACGACACATGTTCTCCAAGTGCAAGCTTTGCGGCGAGGATGTTACGAGTGTGTCCGGGGAGCTGAGACCGAATGTGGTCCTCTGTAGCTTATTAGAAAAGTTGTTTCCTGATGAGATCAAGAGGTGTAAGGAAATTGCCGAAATCGAAGATCTGTCGAGAAGAAAACATTTCGAAGAGGCTGTGACGCTAGCCAATAATGTGGTCAAATCAG ATCCCGGTGATGTTCTGGTGCGGCTGTGCCGGGCCGAGGCCCTAGCTGGACTGGGACAGTACACGCGTGCGCTCAGGGACCTGGAGCCACTGTGCGTGAGCTCGACTAAATGGCCAGAG ggtTACTTCCGGAAGGGTCTGATCCTGCAGGAGATGGGGCAGGTGGAGAACTCGCTGCTCATGCTGCTGCACTGCCTGGCCCTGGACCAGCACTACACCCTGGCTaagaaggagctggagaag AGGCTTCACCAGCTGCTGTCTCCCGCTGTGGAGAATGTGAAGGTGGGCCTCCGGGAGACGGTCCAGAGTGCCTCCCCCCACCTGTGGAGTAAGACCGTGGTGGGGGAGGTCCAGGAGGAGGACGTCCAGGCTGCCCCGCTCCTCGAAGACTCTGAAGAG AATGGCGGTGCGAGCCGGTCAGAGAGCCCGGAGAGGCGGAGTCTAAGCCGCGCCCACTCGCTGCGAACCCACGGGTGCCCCGACGGGCcgccgggggaggaggggctgaaGAGGGTGTGCTCGGCCCCCCAGCTGGGGGACCAGGGGAAGGGGGCACTGCTGAAGAGgaagctctctgtgtgtgaagcTGGCCCCTCCTTCATCTACAGCATGGGCAACAAGCAGAAGAAGCAAGGAG GCTCAGAAAGTGTGGGAGCTGCCACTGGTACCAGCATGCCCTGCATGACCGTCCCTCTGGAGTTACTGCAGGCCAGTGACTTTGAGTGCTCCCTCTGCATGAG gTTATTCTATGAGCCGGTGACCACGCCCTGCGGACACACCTTCTGCAAGAGCTGCCTGGAGCGCTGCCTGGACCACACCCCTCAGTGTCCCCTCTGCAAGGAAAGCCTGAAAGCG TACCTAGCATCTAGGAAGTACAACATCACTGCCGTTCTGGAGGAGGTGATAAAGCAATACTTGCGTGAGGAGCActtggagaggaagaggagtcaGACGGAGGAGACTAAGGAGCTCTCAGA cctgaCGCAGAGGGTGCCCGTGTTCGTGTGCACCATGGCCTACCCCACCGTGCCCTGCCCGCTGCACGTCTTCGAGCCGCGGTACCGCCTCATGATCCGCCGCTGCATGGAGACGGGCACCCGGCAGTTTGGGATGTGCATCCATGACCCACGGAAAGG GTTTGCGGATTACGGCTGCATGCTGCTGATCCGGAGCGTGCACTTCCTGCCGGACGGCCGCTCGGTGGTGGACACGGTCGGCGGGAAGCGCTTCCGGGTTCTGGAGCGCGGCATGAAGGACGGGTACTGCACCGCCAACATCCAGTACCTGGAGGACGCGCGG GTGAGCGGCGCGGGGGAGCTGTCCGAGCTGCAGGGGCTGCACGACGGCGTGTACGAGCAGGCGCGCGCCTGGTTCCGCCAGCTGAAGAGCCGCTTCCGGGCGCAGATCCTGCAGCACTTCGGCGCCATGCCCGAGAGGGAGCCCGACATCCAG GCGACTCCAGATGGGCCGGCCTGCTGCTGGTGGTTGCTGGCGGTCCTGCCTGTTGACCCCCGGTACCAGCTGTCCGTGCTCTGCACCACGTCCCTGCGGGAGCGGCTCCTCAAGATCCAGCACATTCTCACCATCTGCGGAGCGTCCCCAACCAGCGGCTCCTCCCCGCCCTGCTCATGA